One stretch of Streptomyces sp. MMBL 11-1 DNA includes these proteins:
- the rpsT gene encoding 30S ribosomal protein S20 — MANIKSQIKRNKTNEKARLRNKAVKSSLKTAIRKAREAAAAGDVEKATTAVRDASRQLDKAVSKGVIHKNAAANKKSALASKVASLQA; from the coding sequence GTGGCGAACATCAAGTCCCAGATCAAGCGGAACAAGACCAACGAGAAGGCGCGCCTGCGCAACAAGGCCGTCAAGTCGTCGCTCAAGACCGCGATCCGCAAGGCCCGCGAGGCCGCCGCTGCCGGTGACGTCGAGAAGGCCACCACGGCCGTCCGCGACGCTTCCCGTCAGCTCGACAAGGCTGTCTCGAAGGGTGTCATCCACAAGAACGCCGCCGCCAACAAGAAGTCGGCGCTGGCGTCCAAGGTTGCCTCCCTGCAGGCCTGA